The genomic segment CCGGACTCTCGATGAACTCCCGGCCCCGGACTCAGTCGCCGAGCTCACCCGCTGCCCGAGCGGACTGGTGCTCGTCACCGGGCCGACCGGTTGCGGCAAGTCGACGACGCTGGCAAGCATGATCGACCTCATCGACCAGGAACGGTCGGACCGCATCATCACCATCGAGGATCCGATCGAGTACATCTTCCGGGGCCAGAACTGCCTGATCAGCCAGCGGGAAATCGGCGCCCACTCGCGGTCGTTTGCCGACGCGCTGCGGGCCTGCCTGCGCGAGGACCCGAACGTGATCTTCGTCGGCGAGATGCGCGACCTCGAGACCATCCAACTGGCAATGACCGCCGCTGAGACCGGGCACCTGGTCCTTTCGACCCTCCACACCAACAACGTGGCGCACACCGTCGACCGGGTTATCGACGTGTTCCCGGCCGACCAGCACGACTACGTGCGGCAGATATTCGCCAACGTCATCCGTGGCATCATCTCCCAGACGCTGCTGCCCCGCAAGGACCAGCGAGGCCGCGTCGCGGCAATGGAAGTGCTCATGGCTACGCCGGCGGTCAGGAACATGATTCGCGAGAGCAAATCGCACCAGGTCGACTCACTGGTCCAGACCGGTTCCCAGCATGGCATGCAGACGATGGACCAGTGCCTGGCAATGCTCCTGCGCAAGCAGTTGATCTCAATCGAGACTGCCTGCTCGGTGGCGACCGACAAGAAGCTCTTCGCTCCGCCGGAAATGACGGCCCAGCCCGACGCGCGGTGATCTGCTCCAGAACCTGAAATGGACACTCACCACCAAGACACAAAGACACAGACCCGCAGGGATGAAACAGGAAAGACTGAATCAGGAAAGGTCGGAGTTCGGGCATTCATCCTTCATCCCTCCGCCTTCATCCCTTCTTGGGCCGCTTGGTGTGGTCTAATGCCGGTTCTCCGGTGATCTGGGCGCTGGCAGCCCTGCTCGGACTGGTCTTCGGCAGCTTCTTCAACGTTGTCATCTGGCGGGTGCCGCTCCACAAATCCATCGCCACGCCACCCTCGTTCTGCCCACGCTGCAAGAAGCCGATACGGCCCTACGACAACATCCCGGTGCTGAGTTGGGTGCTTCTACGCGGCCGGTGCCGCGACTGCGGTAAGCCAATTTCGGCCCGCTACCCGCTGATTGAGGCACTGACCGGGCTGCTCTTCGTCGCGGCCTACGCCCGATTCGGCTACAGCCTGTTGACAGTCAAGGCCATCGTGTTCATCTCCCTGCTCGTAATCACCGCGTTCATCGACATTGACCACCAGATTATTCCATTCAGCTTCAGCGTGACCGGCATCGTCCTCGGCATTGCCGGAGCCGTCGTCGCGCCCCCTCCCGGTCCCATCCGTTCAGTCATTGCGGCCTTGGTCGGTGCAGGCTTTGTCCTTTTCGCGATGCTCCTGTGGCGATACGTGCTGGCCCGCGTCTTCCGCAACCTGGGGGTAGACCAGAAAGAAGGGATGGGCTTCGGTGACCTGCCCTACGCGGCCATGATCGGCGGGTTTGTCGGGCTCAAAGGGCTGGCCGTGGCGCTGGCCGCAGCAGTGGTCTTCGGCGTTGTCATTGGTCTCATTGCCCGCTCAGCCGGACGGAACAAGCGCGGCCAACCGATTCCGTTCGGTCCCTTCCTTGCACTTGGCGCGCTGATTGGTCTCTTCTTCGGTACGCAGCTCTTCAACATCTACGCCCGCTTTGCCGGCCTGGCCTAGCGGCAACGCACACCCGAAAGCTTTCAGCCTGAAGCTGCGCCGAGGGCTGCCCGGAACGCTCAGGATTCATCAGGCTGCTCGCTCGGGGGCCAATTCGATGACGCACCCAAGAGATTGCCTGAAAGCTTCGACGCGCGTTCTGCTCCTCGCTCGGCACAGGGCTGATAACATCGTTCAGGACTTCACCACCGTTGGCCGGGCGGCTGTCGCCGCTGCACGAGGCGCTCAAGCTGGAACGCCATACAGAATGCTCGATAGTAACTGAGCAGTTCCCGGCGGTGGCATTCGGCAACTAGTTCCACGAGTCATTCCGCGATTCACCTGCCGAATCATCCTGCAAGTGATTCACCGACTCAATCCGCGAGTCAATCCCCGAATTACCTAGAGAATCACTCCCCAGTTCACTCGGGAGCTGATTCTCCAATTCACCCGTCGATTCAGTCGCCGACTCAACTCCTAAGTCATTCCGCGAGTGACTGTCGGACTCACTCAGCGAGTCATTCTGCAGGTCACTTGCCGATTCAATCCCTGAGTCACTCAGGGGATGACCCCGGGAGTGACTCCCCCAGTGGTTCCCTCACTGAACACCAGAGTGCCAATCCATGCCACTTCTCTGATGCTCCAGCGCCTGACTTGCTGTGTATGTTATTCAAATGCTGTAGCTTATGTGTCTGGCCCTGCGTCGATGGCTGCTGTCGTCGTGTGGTGTGGGTGCCTGGGCGAATCAGCGCTGCCAAGTGCTGGGCAGAAGGCGACTCGTGCTGCGTCGCGTTCCATGTGCAAAGCAGTATCCGAGTTTCCGGATGACTGAACTGGTGTGCATACGCTTGTCGCCTCAACCGACACAGCCCGGGCCGTCGGCCCGCAAGCTGCTCGCTACCAACAGCTGTCTGCTATCTCTGTCGGTTCGTCGCCTGCACATCCCAGGAGCCGCAATCCGCGAGCTGCCGGCTACAGGCTGTTAGCGGTCAGCCGCCGGCCCGGCGTCAGGAACAGCCCAACCGTTACGGTAAGTCCCTTCGAGGATACAACGGCGGCGTTCGGTCGGGAGCAGGACTGCCGGCGCTACTTCTGGTCGGGCTTGGAGCCCTCTTCATCGCTCTTGCGTAGTATCTGCCCGACCAGTTTGACCAGCCGGAGGAACCAGCGGATGATTTCGCTGCGATGCGGGGCCGCGACCGGTTCGATGTCTTCTATCTCGACGCCGAGTTCAACGTCCACGGTTGGAGACTTCTTCACCGCGAGGATCTGCGATGGGTACACGCTGCGGTGGCCTGTTATCAGGTAACTGATAACGCAGGCCAAAGCCGCATAAGGAGCTATCTTGGGACCGAAGAACTCCACGGCCATGATGCTGGCCGCAATCGGGGTGTTAGCCGCCCCGGCGAGCAGCGCGACCATGCCCAGCGCAGCAAAGGTCGCATGGTGCAGGTGCCACAGTTCGGCCCAGAGAGAGCCGGCCGTGGTCCCGACGAAGAAGATGGGCGTGACGATCCCGCCGCTGCCGCCGAAGTTCAGCGTGCCGCTGGTGAGGATGGTCTTGGCGATGAATGCGTACCAGACCGGTTTCGCCCCCTGCAGGGTCGCGCGGATGGTGTCGAGTCCGAGCCCCAGATAGCCGGGCGAGAGAAGAAACGTGAGGCCGACCATGACTGCGCCGCCGATGGCCGCCTTGAGCAGGAAATGCACACGCAGCCGCTCGGCCAGGCTCTTGCCCAGTTTCAGGGATTCTATAAGTATCATGGCGCAGAGCCCGAAGAAGACGCCGGAAAGCATGACGTCGAAGAAGAAGGTGCTGCTGAAGACCGGGACGAAGTTCATCGGCACATAGGTGTACTTGACGCCGAGATGCACCGCCACCTGGTAGGCGGTGATACCGGCCACGAACGACGGGAGAAGCACCTCGTAGAGAATGCTGCCTACGAACAGGACCTCGACGCCGAATATCGCGCCTGCAATCGGGGTGCCGAACACTGCCGCGAATCCGGCGCTGATACCGCAGATGACCAGTCGTTTCCGGTCACGGTCGTTGAAACGCAGCAGGTCGGCGACCAGGGAAGAGAGCCCGGCCCCGATCTGGGCGCAGGGACCTTCTTTGCCGGCCGAGCCGCCGAGGGCGATGGTCACGACGGTCGCGGCCAGCTTCACCGGGACGACCGCGGCCTTAATCCGGCCGGACCGTTTGTGGACAGCCTCGATGACCTTCTCCGTGCCGTGGCCTTCAGCATCGGGCGCGAGGTACTTCACGAGCGCGGCGCTCGCAATCAGGGCCACGGGCAGGAGTAGATAGTAGTGGTGGTAGCGTCCGCTGAACCCGATGCTCCATTCGAGCGCCCTGAGGAACAGCGCGGTGGAGATACCGACGATGATGCCGATGCCGGTGGCGAGGACAACCCATTTCAGGACACTGATGAAGATAACGGTATGCTCGGCCACGTGACGCCGCATCGGCGCCAAGTCGGGTCGTCGGTTCAGGAAACTCAAGGTAGATCCGTTGAGACGTGGCCTGAGAACCGTCACCGCAAAGCGCAGGGCGGTTCGTTACGAACGCTAACAGTAAAAGATACTTCGCCGCAGGCGTGAAGTCAAACGCCATGCTCTGTGACGCTTGCCTTGCGTCGGGCCAGAGGACGCAGGTGTGGACGTGTCACAGGGCCGGGCTGAATTGGGGCGTGTCCCGACGCAACGTTGCCGATGACTCGGCGGAGATGTCAACGCAGAGCGATTCTGTCATACCCCTTGCATAGCTGAAATGTCATAGGGCATTGACTGGTTGGTCTGTACAGCCTTGGGCTGAGCGGGCAGACGGCGGACTGTGACTTCGCCGGCGCGAGGATGGAAGACGTGGACGGTGCCGTCAAACCACTCCTGTACATCGACGTCGGTTGCCGCCAACCTGACGGTCCGTCGTGAGGGCAGCAGTTGGTAGCGGATCCCGTGCAGACTGATGGTGTTGTCGTTTTCAACGTTGCGATAGTGGTGAGCACAGAGGATGGTGCATAGGTCCACGCCAGGCGACAGCTTACGGAAGGCGGGTGCGGGATTTCTGGGCTCAGCTCCGAAGCGGGCGGCGTACTTGGGGATGAAGGTGCGGTTAAGATAGTCGGTGGCGGCCTCGGCGGTCTTGATGCCGGCCCGGCGTAGCTCGGCGACCAGTCGGCCCTGGAATGATCCATTGATACGCTCACCCCGGCCGCGGGCCTGCGGGGTATGGGCAAAGATAAGCTGGACGGCCAAGCGGTCCATGGCGACCTCAAAGCTGGTGGGCTGGTCATCCCGCTGGAACCGATGGGTGCCGCCGCGGCGGGTGGTGGTGAACTGGCTGGCTCGGTCGAGGTACAGGCTAGCGGGCAGGCCGTAGCGGCGGAAGACGTGGTAGAGTACCTCGAAGCAGGCGTCGCGTGTCTCCTGCGGTGCAAACAGCCCCGCTAGCGGCTGGCCGGTGGCATCGTCGGTCGAGAGCATCAAAGTCAGCATGGGGAGGTCCGGCCCGAGCCACAGGTGCGGGCTGCCATCGAGAAAGAGCATGGTGCCGAATTGGGCCTTGCGCTCACGGCGGCGACGATGGTGATGACCATGGTGCTGTTTGGGGCCGAGGTTCTCGGCTCGGAGCCAGCAGCGGACGGTTTCGCGGCTCAGGTTGATGGCGAACTCATCGGCTAATGTCTCGGTGAAATGGGCGAAGTTGAAGTCGAAGCAGTGTTTGCGGTAGATGCGGATGACCCGTTGTTGCAGACGACGGGGTTTGGCGTTGGCCGGAGTGCGGCCGTGATTGCCGTGGCGTACGCCATCGACACCGCGTCTACGAACGCCGGCCTTGAGGCGGAAGACTTGGCGGCGACTCAGCCCGAGCATCTTGGCGGCCACGGCAGTGTTGAGTGCCGCGACCATGGTCTGTTGAATGACGCTGTAGCGTTTCACGTCCTGCTCAGAGTAACTGACTGGCTGTGGCATGCCGCCAGCATAGCAGCTCGAACACCTGGGTATGACATAATCGCTTTGCCATTAGCCTATGACATTATCGCTCTGCGGCCACACGATGACTCGGCGGAGATTGACACGGGCCGCGCGGGCAGCTACACTCTGTTGCCCTGCCTCTGACGCAGTGAGGCAGCGGGCGTTCGTAAGGGTGCGGCGGCCTATCAATGAGCCGTCGCAGGCAGAGCGGATGGTCGGGCCGCCATCCGGAATAAGTCATAACGTCCGACAAGATGTGACATTCCGGAGGTGTGCATGCCCGGCCAGACAAGCTACGCCGTTTCTCGTCCTTTCACCAAAGCACAACCCAGGTATGTGGGCCTGCCAGCCAGCTTGGCGTGGATCCCGGTCGGCGCCGTCGCGCTTCTGTTCGGGCGCAATACCGACGCCCAATGGTCGCAGGGTCTCGACTCCTCCGGCCATCGTGGCCACATTCAGAGACTGGGGAGGGCTCGCCGGGCCCCTCGTCATGATCGCCGGCGGCGCGTGGGCGCTTGCGCACGCACTGCTCCTACTTTGCCTCCACTAAGTGCGGCGGATACATGCGCAACGTCTCGGTCATAGATGCTGCCGTTATCGTCCAACTCGGTACGAGCAATGAACGACCGCTACTGAGGCTGCTTGGTCATGCGGCCCCCGGTCGTGCACGACGCTCCAGAGAGAGGGACGTCAATGGATGAAGTTGATGCAGCACGGGCCTCGCGCCGCCGGCGCGAATCTGATATCGCACGATGTCTGATATGAGAACCCAAAAGGAGAAACCATGAAGACCGCTGCCAAGACCGCAACCTTGTTGGTTGGAGTCGTGTGCATGTTGGTGCTCGGCGGCAGGCGACCAAGCCGCCTGTCGAGGCGCGACCAGGCGGGTAAGCTGCATTTGGTCCGATAGTCCTCCGTCCTCCCGCGGCCCTGCTGCGGGCCTGCAAGACACCGGCCGCCTTCCACGGCCGGTGTTCTTGTACGTCGTCCGGTACTGGGAGCTGGCTTGGCACGTCTTCGTAGGAAGTCCGCCGCCCAAGGTCTTGACCGACCGCCTCCCGGCGGTTAGCCTGTAGCATGCTCACTGTCTGGGGTGCGTTTCCCTTCGTGCTGCTGCTGCTGGCGATCGCCGTCCTGCCCCTGCTGGTTCCGCACTGGTGGCACCGGCGCTACCCGCTGGTCGTGGCATTGCTCAGCCTGCCGGTGCTCTTCGGTTATCTCTTCTTCGCGCGGGACGTTCACCGCATCGGCGAAGTGCTGGTCGAGTATCTCGGCTTCATCGCCCTGATTGGCTCGCTTTATGTGATCGCCGGGGGTGTCTTCCTGCGGATCGTCCGGCCGCCGACGCCGGTCTTCAACACCCTCGTCTTGTTCGTAGGCGCCCTGATCGCCAACGTCATCGGCACCACCGGCGCTTCCATGCTACTCATCCGTTCCTTCCTCAACAACAACCGGCGACGGTATCGGGCGTACCTGGTCGTGTTCTTCATCTTCGTTGTCGCCAACATCGGCGGCGGTCTGACCCCGATCGGCGACCCGCCCCTCTTGATCGGTTACCTGAAAGGTGTGCCTTTCTTCTGGGTCGCCGGGCAAACCTGGTATCTCTGGCTCGCGGCGATGGCAATGGTTCTCGGCGCCTTCTACTGGCTCGACCGACGGAATACGACCGGCCGCTACGCGCCCCGGCCGCTGCGAATCCACGTCAAAGGCTACCGCAACGTGCTCTTCCTGGCGATTGTGTTGATTGCGGTCTTCGCCCGTACGCCGGTGCGCGAACTGCTTATGATCTGCGCAACGGCTGCATCCTTCATCTTCACGCCCAGGTCGGTCCACCGCGAGAACCATTTCAGCATCCGACCTATCATCGAAGTCGCGGTCCTGTTCGCCGGCATCTTCGTGACCATGGCTCCGGTTCTCGATCTCGTCGACGCCCGCGCCCACGGTCTTGGGCTCGGCTCGGCCAGCGGCTTCTACTGGGTGACTGGGATGCTCTCCGGGATCCTGGACAGCGCGCCGGCCTATCGGACGTTCTTCGAGGTAGCGCTCGGCCTCGTCCCGAACGGCGTCCGGTCGCTGCTCAGCCTGCGTCCGGAGCTGGTCCGGGCGCTATCCATCGGCGCGGTCAACTTCGGGGCCCTGACCTACATCGGTAACGCTCCCAACCTCATGATCAAGGCCATCGCCGAGCACCAGCGGCTGAAAGTCCCGCACTTCTTCGAGTACGTCTTTCGCTACTCGTTGCCGATTCTACTTCCAATTCTGGTTGCTACCTGGCTGCTGCTTCTCATGTAAGGTCACCTGCGACCGTTTGACCAGGCGCACGACCCTGTCATGCCGGGCGATGCCGAAGCCGTTCATCCTTGTAGACTAGAGACAGGAAGACCTTGCGGTCTTGGTCGAAGCGGTCAATGAGACGCTTCACCGAGTCGGGTGCTGGCGTGCCCATTGCGGCAAGAGGATAGACACGAGACACCGCAAGTCAAGCGAGCCGATGACGCGTAGGAACGGAGAGGGGAGGCGTGAGCCTCCCCTCAAGACTGCTGCGGATGAGCCGCTACTGGCTGAGGATCTTGAACTCAACCCGGCGGTTGAGCGCACGGCCCATTTCCGTCGAGTTGCTGGCGATCGGCATCGTCTTGCCGTAGCCCTTCCCGGTCAGTCGGTTGACATCGATTCCGTAGTTCTGGACCAGGTAGTTCACTACCGCCTGGGCGCGTTTGTCGGAAAGCTTGAGGTTGTATTCAGCCGAGCCAACGCTGTCGGTATGGCCCTGGATTTCGACCTTGATGGTCGGGTTGTCCTTGAGTATCTTGGCGGCGTTGTCGAGCGCCGGCTTGGACTCAGGCTCGATGGTCGCCTGGTTGAGCTCGAAGTAGATGCCCTTAAGGGTGATGGACATTCCCGGTTTCACGAGTTCGAAGTCCTTCACCAGCGGCTTGTTCTTCTCGACTACCATCGCGATAGTCTGCTTCAGGTAGTCCTTCGACTCGACGATCATCGTATAGGAGCCGGCCATTAGCTGGGCCTTGTAGACACCGGTCGCAGGGTTGGTGTTGTATACGGCATTGCCGGCCTCCGGTACTGTGACCGTTGCCGCCAGGCCGTCGCCGGTCTTCTTGTCGGAGACCTTGCCGGTAATTGAGACGGCAGCCTCGGCCGGGGACAGCTTGAACGCGGCGGTTGCCAGCTTGCCGTCTTCCACCGCCAGGGTTATCGTCGCCGGAACATGTTTGTCGGCGTTCGCGGTCAGGGTGTAGACGCCGGTTTCGATCTTGTCGACCTTGAACGCGCCGGTAGTGGGATCGGCGTCCACCGGCGAAAGCGCCGTGCCCGGGAATCCGATGTGGGCTGCCATCGGAGCATTGGTGACGGCGTCAATTACCGTGCCGGCAATCGTACCGTAGGTCCTGAGTGGCCGCAGCTGGAATTCGTAGTTGACGGCTTTGCCTTCCTCGATGGACAGCGGCATGACCTGCTTGTTATAGCCGTCGGCACTGACTTCGACCGAGACCGCGCCGACCGGGATCTTCGGGGCTTTGAAGATGCCGTTGGCATCGGAGGTAATCGTGGCGTATTTCGGGTTGTCCGGGAACGCGACCTTGGCGGCTACCACCGGCTTACCGGTGCTCGCATCAGTCACTGTGCCGACGATCTGGCCGTACACTGTTGTCTTGTGCGCGCCGAACGGCGTGCCGAAGCCGAGACCCAAGATGATCTCGTTAGGTTGCTTCACGCCGCCCACCGTGCCTGAGCTCAATGTGTAGCCCAACTTGAGGAAGCTCGAAGTCGGGTCACCGATAACGACCCCGGGCGTCAGGTGGATGTGGCCGCTATCCGTATTGAAGACCCCACCTCCGTTTGGTTGCAGCGAGACACCTTCGATAAAGACGCCGAATCCCGTGCCCTGGAGTTCGATACCCGCCGCGTACTGAGTCAGGCCGGCGACCTTGCCATAGTTGATGATCAGGTTCGGAGCCGATGTCGCCAAGTCTTGGAATCGGAGCGTTACGAGCCCGCTCCACGCCAGCTTGTTATTGGGGTCATAGGGGAGGGCCTCAGGGTCGAGCCAAGTTGTGGTGGTGTCATGCCCCATGAACGTGTAGTTTGCCGTACCGCCGACCTTGACCACCGGGATAATCGGAATCGACAACTTGCCGCCGGCCTTCAGGTCGCCAAATCCCGAGACTAGTCCGGTCCCGGAGTAAGACTTGGGCTTCTGAAACGCGGCGCCGTAGGAGCCGAACAATTCGAGTCCAACGTACTTCGTGACGACCGGAGCATAGCTCAGTTCAGGCGCAACAAGGTTGGCTATCCAGCCGCTCTTGGCCGCGGACTCGGGCATTTGGAAAGCCGCGTTCCGGGCCAGCCCGTGGAGTGAAATGGTCAGGCCGGCCTCCGGCTCGACCAGCGCGTCTTGAACCCGAAACAACCCCTTGCCGCCTCCGAAGCCCGGGTACGCCAATACTAGTGCCGGCAGCACTGCCGATAGCAGCGCCGCTACCGCTATTCTTGTTCTCACGTTTCCTCCTGTGAATTCTGCGAGCCGCAGCTCATGGGCCGGATTAACACTACCCGGCCATGCCTTCCAGTCATGATTGTCGTTTCGTCCGGCTGTCCGGGCACATACTTACACTTCTGCCAAAGGCAACATGAAGTTCTCGGTGGCACCGGAGCGTTCAATCATGCCGAAACCAGGCTTGTTTCAATATACAGACTGCTCGTGACCGGTCAAGGGTCGGGGCTCCGTCGCGGCAGCGTCTCTTCGGTAGTGCGGCGGTCGGGTGAACCCATGCTGCAACCGAAACAGCCGCATAAATGCGGCTGTTTCGACATTCAGGAACCGTCTTGCCTGGTTTCTTGCGCTCAGGCGGGCGCGTTCATTTGCTACTTGCCGAACTTGGTCGGATCGTCGTAGAAGTTGCCGAACTGAATCTGGAGCAAGCCTACCGCAGAAACCTGGGTGGCTGCTACCGAATCGTAACCGGAGAACGTGACGGTTGCCGTGACCAGGTCAAGCAGGCCGATGTCGTTCGGGTCGCCGCTGACGGCGTCCGAGAAATAGGTGTCCTTGAAGTTCGGCGACGCCACGGTCACATAGAACGTGACCGGTTTGCCGGTCTTGTCGGCCGTGATGGACTGGCTCAGCGGGATATTCACCGGGGCGTACTGGTAGCCGGCCTCAGTAGTTCCAACGTACTTGATGGTGGCCTTGTTGAGCAGTGCTACGTACGGTGTCCAAGTCGGCAACCCGGCGCCGATCTCCATGTACTGCAGTTCGACCGGGACCGAGTCCGATGGGTACTCACTGAGTGTGACCGTTTCACTGTCCACCTTGTCGAAGTACTGGTAGTAGTCGGCGATGTCCGACCTTAGCAGGTTGCCTTTGTTCATAGAGAGGACGCGCAGCTCAGTTGCACGCTGGCAACCGGACGTAAGGACCAGGCCGGTAATTGCGACCACGGTCAGAAGGCCTAACAGAGAACGACGCATACGGTTCCTCCTTAAGATAAATGTCGTCATGGAATTCTATCCTGCGGGTAATCACTGTCAAGCTGATTCACGGCTCGACCGCCAGTTGCGTGACTCACGTCTTTCAGCCTGCCGAGTTCAGTTCCACTGCCCCGGGACGCATAGTGTCACTCATTTGCGACCGTGCGGACCCGGTAGCCGACCGGGCAGGCCTTCTTGAGCATCGCCGATACCGAGCAGTACTTCTCCTGAGACAGCTCGACCGCGTGCTTGACCTTTGCTTCGTCGAGGTCACGTCCGGTCACGACATACTCAAGGTCTATACTTGTG from the bacterium genome contains:
- a CDS encoding ISNCY family transposase, with the protein product MPQPVSYSEQDVKRYSVIQQTMVAALNTAVAAKMLGLSRRQVFRLKAGVRRRGVDGVRHGNHGRTPANAKPRRLQQRVIRIYRKHCFDFNFAHFTETLADEFAINLSRETVRCWLRAENLGPKQHHGHHHRRRRERKAQFGTMLFLDGSPHLWLGPDLPMLTLMLSTDDATGQPLAGLFAPQETRDACFEVLYHVFRRYGLPASLYLDRASQFTTTRRGGTHRFQRDDQPTSFEVAMDRLAVQLIFAHTPQARGRGERINGSFQGRLVAELRRAGIKTAEAATDYLNRTFIPKYAARFGAEPRNPAPAFRKLSPGVDLCTILCAHHYRNVENDNTISLHGIRYQLLPSRRTVRLAATDVDVQEWFDGTVHVFHPRAGEVTVRRLPAQPKAVQTNQSMPYDISAMQGV
- a CDS encoding carboxypeptidase regulatory-like domain-containing protein yields the protein MRTRIAVAALLSAVLPALVLAYPGFGGGKGLFRVQDALVEPEAGLTISLHGLARNAAFQMPESAAKSGWIANLVAPELSYAPVVTKYVGLELFGSYGAAFQKPKSYSGTGLVSGFGDLKAGGKLSIPIIPVVKVGGTANYTFMGHDTTTTWLDPEALPYDPNNKLAWSGLVTLRFQDLATSAPNLIINYGKVAGLTQYAAGIELQGTGFGVFIEGVSLQPNGGGVFNTDSGHIHLTPGVVIGDPTSSFLKLGYTLSSGTVGGVKQPNEIILGLGFGTPFGAHKTTVYGQIVGTVTDASTGKPVVAAKVAFPDNPKYATITSDANGIFKAPKIPVGAVSVEVSADGYNKQVMPLSIEEGKAVNYEFQLRPLRTYGTIAGTVIDAVTNAPMAAHIGFPGTALSPVDADPTTGAFKVDKIETGVYTLTANADKHVPATITLAVEDGKLATAAFKLSPAEAAVSITGKVSDKKTGDGLAATVTVPEAGNAVYNTNPATGVYKAQLMAGSYTMIVESKDYLKQTIAMVVEKNKPLVKDFELVKPGMSITLKGIYFELNQATIEPESKPALDNAAKILKDNPTIKVEIQGHTDSVGSAEYNLKLSDKRAQAVVNYLVQNYGIDVNRLTGKGYGKTMPIASNSTEMGRALNRRVEFKILSQ
- a CDS encoding chloride channel protein produces the protein MRRHVAEHTVIFISVLKWVVLATGIGIIVGISTALFLRALEWSIGFSGRYHHYYLLLPVALIASAALVKYLAPDAEGHGTEKVIEAVHKRSGRIKAAVVPVKLAATVVTIALGGSAGKEGPCAQIGAGLSSLVADLLRFNDRDRKRLVICGISAGFAAVFGTPIAGAIFGVEVLFVGSILYEVLLPSFVAGITAYQVAVHLGVKYTYVPMNFVPVFSSTFFFDVMLSGVFFGLCAMILIESLKLGKSLAERLRVHFLLKAAIGGAVMVGLTFLLSPGYLGLGLDTIRATLQGAKPVWYAFIAKTILTSGTLNFGGSGGIVTPIFFVGTTAGSLWAELWHLHHATFAALGMVALLAGAANTPIAASIMAVEFFGPKIAPYAALACVISYLITGHRSVYPSQILAVKKSPTVDVELGVEIEDIEPVAAPHRSEIIRWFLRLVKLVGQILRKSDEEGSKPDQK
- a CDS encoding prepilin peptidase, which codes for MIWALAALLGLVFGSFFNVVIWRVPLHKSIATPPSFCPRCKKPIRPYDNIPVLSWVLLRGRCRDCGKPISARYPLIEALTGLLFVAAYARFGYSLLTVKAIVFISLLVITAFIDIDHQIIPFSFSVTGIVLGIAGAVVAPPPGPIRSVIAALVGAGFVLFAMLLWRYVLARVFRNLGVDQKEGMGFGDLPYAAMIGGFVGLKGLAVALAAAVVFGVVIGLIARSAGRNKRGQPIPFGPFLALGALIGLFFGTQLFNIYARFAGLA
- a CDS encoding sodium:proton antiporter gives rise to the protein MLTVWGAFPFVLLLLAIAVLPLLVPHWWHRRYPLVVALLSLPVLFGYLFFARDVHRIGEVLVEYLGFIALIGSLYVIAGGVFLRIVRPPTPVFNTLVLFVGALIANVIGTTGASMLLIRSFLNNNRRRYRAYLVVFFIFVVANIGGGLTPIGDPPLLIGYLKGVPFFWVAGQTWYLWLAAMAMVLGAFYWLDRRNTTGRYAPRPLRIHVKGYRNVLFLAIVLIAVFARTPVRELLMICATAASFIFTPRSVHRENHFSIRPIIEVAVLFAGIFVTMAPVLDLVDARAHGLGLGSASGFYWVTGMLSGILDSAPAYRTFFEVALGLVPNGVRSLLSLRPELVRALSIGAVNFGALTYIGNAPNLMIKAIAEHQRLKVPHFFEYVFRYSLPILLPILVATWLLLLM
- a CDS encoding type IV pilus twitching motility protein PilT; this encodes MSIDELLRYAAKYGASDLHITVGNPPIIRVNGKLKKIPGPVLSPDDSQSLLYSILTDEQRAAVEQRRELDLSYTWGSVAPAASVVLEYVTPERVRARVNVFMDLSGVGGAFRIIPAKIRTLDELPAPDSVAELTRCPSGLVLVTGPTGCGKSTTLASMIDLIDQERSDRIITIEDPIEYIFRGQNCLISQREIGAHSRSFADALRACLREDPNVIFVGEMRDLETIQLAMTAAETGHLVLSTLHTNNVAHTVDRVIDVFPADQHDYVRQIFANVIRGIISQTLLPRKDQRGRVAAMEVLMATPAVRNMIRESKSHQVDSLVQTGSQHGMQTMDQCLAMLLRKQLISIETACSVATDKKLFAPPEMTAQPDAR